One window of Botrimarina mediterranea genomic DNA carries:
- a CDS encoding nucleoside 2-deoxyribosyltransferase gives MDTTSTGPKPFCFVLMPFSSDFDDVYHIGIKESCEKAGAYCERVDEQIFHERILDRIYNQIAKADMIIADMSGRNANVFYEVGYAHALNKPTILLTKDAADIPFDLKHFPHIVYGEQLTVLRQNLATKIAWFIENPLATNPKQTVEIELYQDGVDVSSGKASCSPKPGYYPWPELTLANRSFRTFEPGELRLAVVTRSGEFPYCELPTGQMQNMDTCRMPDGGYFHMLPVFDTLFPQAFTSCEFGLRYSNDQSKGSTSITLRVFTNFGTRDYDLAIQLS, from the coding sequence TTGGATACCACAAGCACAGGTCCAAAGCCCTTTTGCTTTGTGCTGATGCCGTTTAGTTCCGACTTCGATGATGTCTATCATATCGGCATCAAAGAGTCTTGCGAGAAGGCCGGGGCATACTGCGAGCGAGTAGACGAGCAGATATTTCACGAGCGTATCCTTGATCGCATCTACAATCAGATCGCAAAAGCAGACATGATCATTGCCGACATGTCCGGACGAAATGCAAATGTCTTTTACGAGGTAGGGTACGCACATGCCCTCAACAAACCAACCATACTTCTGACAAAAGATGCGGCGGACATCCCCTTTGATCTCAAGCACTTCCCACACATCGTCTATGGAGAACAGCTGACCGTTCTCCGGCAGAACCTTGCGACAAAAATCGCTTGGTTTATTGAGAACCCACTCGCTACAAATCCGAAGCAAACTGTTGAGATCGAGCTTTACCAAGACGGTGTAGATGTATCTTCTGGCAAAGCATCGTGCTCCCCGAAGCCTGGATACTACCCATGGCCCGAGCTAACACTTGCCAATCGATCGTTTCGCACATTCGAGCCTGGTGAACTACGACTAGCAGTAGTCACCCGCTCCGGCGAGTTCCCATATTGCGAATTGCCCACGGGGCAGATGCAGAATATGGATACGTGCCGCATGCCAGATGGTGGCTATTTCCATATGCTGCCCGTATTCGACACCCTCTTCCCTCAAGCCTTTACTTCTTGCGAGTTTGGACTTCGATATAGCAATGACCAGAGCAAAGGTTCAACGTCTATCACACTTCGTGTATTCACTAATTTCGGAACCCGTGACTACGACCT